The proteins below are encoded in one region of Brassica napus cultivar Da-Ae chromosome A6, Da-Ae, whole genome shotgun sequence:
- the LOC106415154 gene encoding cTAGE family member 4 isoform X1 gives MAGIDTQKQLLSLIRDFTSERSRGEQRVVGLKKRIESLQSEVEAANEEVEKAKRIKEVAEEELNGYEVESSLNDATIQSLEARIALLQDEVSTVGNEVDALKNKEGLLRDQFISQMVELNKEIRVFQRTVASSVGNDDSTSITATDVEVFEDGHGADSQAIKDMLSDVNSQLAKEEEGYLAEQNIKEQLQKELDEYEKKMSLMEAITEKTNSVHALAEQSSELEQTLASLGEELQKRCRCQHCQAENLEVLSLLLQGDQDMVVS, from the exons ATGGCGGGAATCGATACGCAGAAGCAGCTTCTCTCTCTGATCCGCGACTTCACCTCTGAAAGATCTCGTGGAG AGCAAAGAGTGGTTGGATTGAAGAAGCGGATCGAGTCTCTGCAATCGGAAGTTGAAGCAGCGAACGAAGAAGTTGAAAAGGCGAAACGAATCAAAGAAGTGGCGGAAGAGGAGCTCAACGGCTACGAAGTTGAATCGTCTTTGAACGATGCTACGATTCAATCTCTTGAG GCAAGGATTGCTCTTCTTCAGGATGAAGTTTCTACTGTTGGCAATGAAGTAGATGCTctcaag AACAAGGAAGGATTACTTAG AGATCAATTTATAAGCCAAATGGTTGAGCTGAACAAGGAAATAAG GGTGTTCCAGAGAACTGTAGCCTCCAGTGTGGGAAATGATGATAGTACTAGCATAACAGCAA CAGATGTTGAAgtttttgaggatggtcatggAGCTGATTCACAAGCTATCAAGGATATGCTATCTGATGTAAATTCTCAATTAGCAAAAGAGGAGGAAGGATACTTAGCGGAGCAGAACATAAAAGAACAG CTGCAGAAAGAGCTTGATGAATATGAGAAGAAGATGTCACTCATGGAGGCCATAACAGAGAAAACAAACTCAGTGCATGCTCTCGCTGA GCAGAGTTCTGAGCTGGAACAGACATTGGCTTCACTGGGGGAGGAGCTGCAGAAGAGATGCCGATGCCAACATTGCCAGGCAGAAAATTTGGAAGTCTTGAGCTTACTTCTCCAAGGAGACCAG GATATGGTGGTGTCTTAG
- the LOC106415154 gene encoding uncharacterized protein LOC106415154 isoform X4, which translates to MAGIDTQKQLLSLIRDFTSERSRGEQRVVGLKKRIESLQSEVEAANEEVEKAKRIKEVAEEELNGYEVESSLNDATIQSLEARIALLQDEVSTVGNEVDALKNKEGLLRDQFISQMVELNKEIRVFQRTVASSVGNDDSTSITANVEVFEDGHGADSQAIKDMLSDVNSQLAKEEEGYLAEQNIKEQKELDEYEKKMSLMEAITEKTNSVHALAEQSSELEQTLASLGEELQKRCRCQHCQAENLEVLSLLLQGDQDMVVS; encoded by the exons ATGGCGGGAATCGATACGCAGAAGCAGCTTCTCTCTCTGATCCGCGACTTCACCTCTGAAAGATCTCGTGGAG AGCAAAGAGTGGTTGGATTGAAGAAGCGGATCGAGTCTCTGCAATCGGAAGTTGAAGCAGCGAACGAAGAAGTTGAAAAGGCGAAACGAATCAAAGAAGTGGCGGAAGAGGAGCTCAACGGCTACGAAGTTGAATCGTCTTTGAACGATGCTACGATTCAATCTCTTGAG GCAAGGATTGCTCTTCTTCAGGATGAAGTTTCTACTGTTGGCAATGAAGTAGATGCTctcaag AACAAGGAAGGATTACTTAG AGATCAATTTATAAGCCAAATGGTTGAGCTGAACAAGGAAATAAG GGTGTTCCAGAGAACTGTAGCCTCCAGTGTGGGAAATGATGATAGTACTAGCATAACAGCAA ATGTTGAAgtttttgaggatggtcatggAGCTGATTCACAAGCTATCAAGGATATGCTATCTGATGTAAATTCTCAATTAGCAAAAGAGGAGGAAGGATACTTAGCGGAGCAGAACATAAAAGAACAG AAAGAGCTTGATGAATATGAGAAGAAGATGTCACTCATGGAGGCCATAACAGAGAAAACAAACTCAGTGCATGCTCTCGCTGA GCAGAGTTCTGAGCTGGAACAGACATTGGCTTCACTGGGGGAGGAGCTGCAGAAGAGATGCCGATGCCAACATTGCCAGGCAGAAAATTTGGAAGTCTTGAGCTTACTTCTCCAAGGAGACCAG GATATGGTGGTGTCTTAG
- the LOC106415154 gene encoding cTAGE family member 4 isoform X2, translating into MAGIDTQKQLLSLIRDFTSERSRGEQRVVGLKKRIESLQSEVEAANEEVEKAKRIKEVAEEELNGYEVESSLNDATIQSLEARIALLQDEVSTVGNEVDALKNKEGLLRDQFISQMVELNKEIRVFQRTVASSVGNDDSTSITANVEVFEDGHGADSQAIKDMLSDVNSQLAKEEEGYLAEQNIKEQLQKELDEYEKKMSLMEAITEKTNSVHALAEQSSELEQTLASLGEELQKRCRCQHCQAENLEVLSLLLQGDQDMVVS; encoded by the exons ATGGCGGGAATCGATACGCAGAAGCAGCTTCTCTCTCTGATCCGCGACTTCACCTCTGAAAGATCTCGTGGAG AGCAAAGAGTGGTTGGATTGAAGAAGCGGATCGAGTCTCTGCAATCGGAAGTTGAAGCAGCGAACGAAGAAGTTGAAAAGGCGAAACGAATCAAAGAAGTGGCGGAAGAGGAGCTCAACGGCTACGAAGTTGAATCGTCTTTGAACGATGCTACGATTCAATCTCTTGAG GCAAGGATTGCTCTTCTTCAGGATGAAGTTTCTACTGTTGGCAATGAAGTAGATGCTctcaag AACAAGGAAGGATTACTTAG AGATCAATTTATAAGCCAAATGGTTGAGCTGAACAAGGAAATAAG GGTGTTCCAGAGAACTGTAGCCTCCAGTGTGGGAAATGATGATAGTACTAGCATAACAGCAA ATGTTGAAgtttttgaggatggtcatggAGCTGATTCACAAGCTATCAAGGATATGCTATCTGATGTAAATTCTCAATTAGCAAAAGAGGAGGAAGGATACTTAGCGGAGCAGAACATAAAAGAACAG CTGCAGAAAGAGCTTGATGAATATGAGAAGAAGATGTCACTCATGGAGGCCATAACAGAGAAAACAAACTCAGTGCATGCTCTCGCTGA GCAGAGTTCTGAGCTGGAACAGACATTGGCTTCACTGGGGGAGGAGCTGCAGAAGAGATGCCGATGCCAACATTGCCAGGCAGAAAATTTGGAAGTCTTGAGCTTACTTCTCCAAGGAGACCAG GATATGGTGGTGTCTTAG
- the LOC106415154 gene encoding uncharacterized protein LOC106415154 isoform X3, protein MAGIDTQKQLLSLIRDFTSERSRGEQRVVGLKKRIESLQSEVEAANEEVEKAKRIKEVAEEELNGYEVESSLNDATIQSLEARIALLQDEVSTVGNEVDALKNKEGLLRDQFISQMVELNKEIRVFQRTVASSVGNDDSTSITATDVEVFEDGHGADSQAIKDMLSDVNSQLAKEEEGYLAEQNIKEQKELDEYEKKMSLMEAITEKTNSVHALAEQSSELEQTLASLGEELQKRCRCQHCQAENLEVLSLLLQGDQDMVVS, encoded by the exons ATGGCGGGAATCGATACGCAGAAGCAGCTTCTCTCTCTGATCCGCGACTTCACCTCTGAAAGATCTCGTGGAG AGCAAAGAGTGGTTGGATTGAAGAAGCGGATCGAGTCTCTGCAATCGGAAGTTGAAGCAGCGAACGAAGAAGTTGAAAAGGCGAAACGAATCAAAGAAGTGGCGGAAGAGGAGCTCAACGGCTACGAAGTTGAATCGTCTTTGAACGATGCTACGATTCAATCTCTTGAG GCAAGGATTGCTCTTCTTCAGGATGAAGTTTCTACTGTTGGCAATGAAGTAGATGCTctcaag AACAAGGAAGGATTACTTAG AGATCAATTTATAAGCCAAATGGTTGAGCTGAACAAGGAAATAAG GGTGTTCCAGAGAACTGTAGCCTCCAGTGTGGGAAATGATGATAGTACTAGCATAACAGCAA CAGATGTTGAAgtttttgaggatggtcatggAGCTGATTCACAAGCTATCAAGGATATGCTATCTGATGTAAATTCTCAATTAGCAAAAGAGGAGGAAGGATACTTAGCGGAGCAGAACATAAAAGAACAG AAAGAGCTTGATGAATATGAGAAGAAGATGTCACTCATGGAGGCCATAACAGAGAAAACAAACTCAGTGCATGCTCTCGCTGA GCAGAGTTCTGAGCTGGAACAGACATTGGCTTCACTGGGGGAGGAGCTGCAGAAGAGATGCCGATGCCAACATTGCCAGGCAGAAAATTTGGAAGTCTTGAGCTTACTTCTCCAAGGAGACCAG GATATGGTGGTGTCTTAG
- the LOC106415152 gene encoding LOW QUALITY PROTEIN: ABC transporter B family member 22 (The sequence of the model RefSeq protein was modified relative to this genomic sequence to represent the inferred CDS: deleted 2 bases in 1 codon), whose product MKIWGSIRLIFMNADGVDWMLMGLGLIGAIGDGFIAPIIFFFTGLLLNDIGGSFNDVTFMKAVSKNAVAMLSVAGASWVVCFLEGYCWTRTGERRAARMRERYLKAVLRQDVVYFDLHVTSTSDITKSVFSDSLVMQDVLSEKLPNFLMSASAFVASYVVAFIMLWRLAIVGFPFIVLPLIPGLMYGRSLISITRKIREEYKEAGSIAEQAISLVRTVYAFGSETKLIAKFSAALEGSMKLGLRQGLAKGLALGSNGIIYAIWGFMTWYGSRMVMYHGAKGGNIFAVIMCVTSGGISLGRGFSNLKYFSEVVVAGEKITKMIKRVPGIDSDNMGGQILNNFKGEVHFNHVKFMYPSRPETPIFEDLCLRIPSGKTVALVGGSGSGKSTVISLLQRFYDPVAGEVLIDDVPIYKLQVKWLRSQMGLVSQEPVLFATSIKQNILFGKEDASMDEVMEAAKASNAHTFISQFPHGYKTQVGERGVQMSGGQKQRIAIARAIIKLPKILLLDEATSALDSESERVVLEALDNASAGRTTIVIAHRLSTIRNADVICVVHNGRIVETGSHEELMENWDGHYTSLVRLQQMENEEYDVNISVRVQGGQLSILSKDLKYSPKLSFVDSRSNLATNSTIDSNLSGSIHKDKKTHVPSFKRLMAMNRPEWKHAMCGCLSAAFYGAVQPLNAYVVGSMVSMYFLTSHDKIREKTRIYVLVFVGLALFVFLTNIVQHYSFAYMGENLTKRIREKMLTKMLTFEVNWFDEGQNSSGAACSRLAKEANLVRSLIGERVSLLVQTISGVAIACTLGLVIAWRLAIVMIAVQPVIVVCFYTQRILLKSMSKKAIKAQDESCKLAAEAVSNIRTIIAFSSQERILKLLNRVQEGPRRESVRQSWLAGIVLGTSRSLLACTTILNYWYGGRLIADGKIVAKAFFEMFMIFVSTGRAIADAGTMTTDLAKGSDAVGSVFAVLDRCTTIEPEDPNGYLPEKIKGIIRFVNVDFAYPTRPNVVIFKDFSIEIEEGKSTAIVGPSGSGKSTIISLIERLYDPLKGSVRIDGRDLKSYHLRSLRQHIALVSQEPALFAGTIRENIMYGAASENIDESEIIEAAKAANAHEFITSLSNGYDTTCGDRGVQLSGGQKQRIAIARAVLKNPSVLLLDEATSALDSQSERMVQDALERVMVGRTSVVISHRLSTIQNCDTIAVLDKGKVVECDHSSLLAKGPTGAYFSLVSLQRNLC is encoded by the exons ATGAAGATTTGGGGAAGCATAAGATTGATTTTTATGAACGCGGACGGTGTGGACTGGATGTTGATGGGATTAGGATTAATCGGAGCCATTGGTGATGGCTTCATCGCtcctattatatttttcttcacCGGCTTACTACTGAATGACATAGGTGGTTCTTTCAATGATGTAACCTTCATGAAAGCCGTCTCCAAG AATGCTGTAGCTATGCTTTCTGTGGCTGGTGCATCTTGGGTGGTCTGTTTCCTTG AAGGATATTGCTGGACAAGAACAGGGGAGAGACGAGCAGCAAGAATGAGGGAGAGATACTTGAAAGCAGTGTTGAGACAAGATGTGGTTTACTTTGATCTTCATGTCACCAGCACTTCTGATATTACCAAAAGTGTTTTCAGTGACAGCCTCGTCATGCAAGACGTCCTCAGCGAAAAG TTACCGAActttttgatgagtgcatctgCATTTGTCGCAAGCTACGTAGTGGCTTTCATCATGCTGTGGAGACTCGCAATCGTAGGCTTCCCATTTATCGTTCTCCCCTTGATCCCTGGACTGATGTACGGACGATCCCTCATCAGCATCACGAGGAAAATACGGGAAGAGTACAAAGAAGCTGGATCTATTGCCGAGCAAGCCATCTCTTTGGTGCGAACTGTCTACGCATTTGGCAGTGAGACTAAGTTGATTGCCAAATTCTCAGCTGCACTTGAGGGCTCGATGAAGCTAGGTTTAAGACAAGGATTAGCTAAAGGACTAGCCCTTGGGAGCAATGGTATCATCTACGCCATTTGGGGGTTCATGACTTGGTACGGAAGTCGGATGGTTATGTACCACGGCGCCAAAGGCGGTAACATCTTTGCAGTCATTATGTGCGTTACCTCTGGCGGCAT ATCACTTGGTCGAGGTTTTTCGAATCTCAAATATTTTTCAGAGGTAGTTGTAGCAGGGGAAAAGATTAccaaaatgataaaaagagttCCGGGTATTGATTCGGACAACATGGGAGGTcaaattctaaataactttaaAGGAGAAGTACACTTTAACCATGTGAAATTTATGTACCCCTCTAGACCTGAAACCCCAATCTTTGAGGATTTATGTTTGAGAATTCCATCCGGAAAAACTGTGGCTCTGGTTGGTGGAAGCGGGTCGGGAAAATCAACTGTTATATCGCTTTTGCAGAGGTTCTATGACCCAGTCGCAGGAGAGGTTCTAATAGATGATGTGCCCATTTATAAGCTGCAGGTGAAGTGGTTGAGGTCCCAAATGGGTCTAGTTAGCCAAGAGCCAGTGCTCTTCGCCACATCTATAaagcaaaatatattatttggtaAAGAAGATGCGTCCATGGATGAAGTAATGGAAGCTGCAAAGGCCTCAAATGCTCATACTTTCATCTCTCAGTTCCCTCATGGTTACAAAACTcag GTTGGAGAGAGAGGAGTGCAAATGTCAGGAGGTCAGAAGCAGAGGATCGCAATTGCACGTGCGATAAtcaaattaccaaaaattcTCCTTTTAGACGAGGCAACAAGTGCACTAGACTCAGAATCAGAAAGGGTAGTC CTAGAAGCCTTGGACAATGCCTCTGCTGGCCGTACAACTATTGTTATTGCACACCGCCTATCTACTATTCGTAATGCTGATGTTATTTGTGTAGTCCATAATGGCCGCATTGTAGAAACTGGATCACATGAAGAGCTCATGGAGAATTGGGATGGTCACTATACTTCTCTAGTTCGCTTGCAACAGATGGAGAATGAAGAATATGATGTTAACATCAGTGTAAGGGTGCAAGGGGGTCAATTATCGATTTTGAGCAAAGATTTGAAGTATAGTCCAAAACTCTCTTTTGTCGATAGCAGGTCTAACTTGGCAACAAATTCAACCATTGATTCGAATCTTTCTGGTTCGATACATAAGGATAAGAAGACGCATGTGCCATCGTTTAAGAGATTGATGGCAATGAATAGACCAGAGTGGAAACATGCAATGTGTGGTTGCTTAAGTGCAGCTTTTTATGGGGCCGTACAACCACTAAACGCATATGTTGTAGGATCAATGGTGTCAATGTATTTCCTAACAAGTCATGACAAGATCAGGGAGAAAACAAGGATCTACGTGTTGGTTTTTGTTGGTCTAGCTCTGTTTGTTTTCTTGACTAATATCGTTCAACATTATAGTTTTGCTTACATGGGCGAAAACCTAACAAAACGTATCCGAGAAAAGATGCTCACAAAGATGCTGACCTTTGAAGTCAACTGGTTCGATGAAGGCCAGAACTCCAGTGGTGCAGCTTGCTCAAGACTTGCGAAAGAAGCTAACTTG gTGAGGTCGCTGATTGGTGAACGGGTGTCATTGTTGGTACAAACCATATCGGGAGTGGCTATAGCTTGCACACTTGGTTTGGTCATCGCTTGGCGATTAGCCATTGTGATGATTGCGGTACAACCAGTTATTGTTGTGTGTTTCTACACTCAACGCATTCTGCTCAAAAGCATGTCCAAAAAAGCAATTAAAGCCCAAGATGAGAGTTGCAAACTAGCCGCAGAAGCTGTCTCCAATATTCGAACCATCATAGCTTTCTCGTCACAGGAACGGATTTTGAAATTACTCAATAGGGTCCAAGAGGGTCCACGGAGAGAAAGCGTTCGCCAGTCGTGGTTAGCAGGGATTGTGCTGGGGACTTCCCGAAGCCTTTTAGCATGCACAACGATTTTGAATTACTGGTATGGTGGAAGATTAATAGCAGATGGAAAAATCGTGGCAAAAGCATTCTTTGAGATGTTTATGATCTTTGTGAGTACGGGCCGGGCTATTGCAGACGCTGGGACCATGACTACCGATCTAGCCAAGGGCTCGGATGCAGTTGGGTCTGTGTTTGCAGTGTTAGATCGATGTACAACCATTGAGCCGGAGGACCCAAATGGCTATCTTCCGGAAAAGATAAAGGGAATAATCAGGTTTGTCAACGTGGACTTTGCTTACCCCACCCGACCAAATGTGGTTATATTCAAGGACTTTTCCATTGAGATAGAGGAGGGAAAGTCGACAGCTATTGTAGGTCCAAGTGGGTCAGGTAAGTCGACAATAATTAGTTTGATCGAGCGGCTCTATGACCCGTTAAAGGGTTCTGTGAGAATCGATGGCCGTGATCTAAAGTCGTATCATTTGAGGTCGCTTCGTCAACACATAGCTTTGGTTAGCCAAGAGCCAGCTTTATTCGCCGGCACTATCCGAGAGAACATAATGTATGGAGCAGCATCTGAAAACATCGACGAGTCGGAGATCATCGAGGCGGCAAAGGCAGCAAACGCCCACGAATTCATCACATCACTATCGAACGGCTACGACACGACCTGCGGAGACAGAGGAGTACAACTATCGGGTGGGCAAAAACAGAGGATTGCTATAGCTCGTGCGGTTTTGAAGAACCCGTCCGTGCTTCTCCTGGATGAAGCCACGAGCGCTTTGGACAGCCAGTCTGAGCGCATGGTCCAGGACGCACTCGAGCGAGTGATGGTCGGGAGGACGAGCGTAGTGATCTCGCATAGGCTTAGCACGATCCAGAACTGCGACACGATCGCGGTTTTGGACAAAGGGAAAGTAGTTGAATGTGACCACTCGTCCTTGTTGGCAAAGGGTCCTACAGGAGCTTACTTCTCATTGGTCAGTCTCCAAAGAAATCTCTGTTGA